A DNA window from Calditrichota bacterium contains the following coding sequences:
- a CDS encoding aromatic amino acid lyase — MAIKITGSDLTVENVYHVAHGLETVELHPDAVERIKACRAFLEKKIAEREIMYGINTGIGEFSEVILTDEQVQQFQRYLIYNHSAGIGEPVPIEEVRAAMLTRINMHAKGHSGCRPEITQTYVDMLNKGVTPVVCKKGSVGASGDLAPMSQIALLLMGEGEAYYRGERMPGAAAMKKAGIPIPGLEARDGLSAINGSNLILGMGSLQIYEAERFLKQADIVAAMTLEALMANMKPYDSRLHELRGFQGAVTSAANIRKMVDGSDLLTGKIKTKVQDAYSMRSTPQVHGAARDQLRWTRSQFEIELNGVGDNPIFLPEDGVVLTGANFQGSPISVPLDMLGAVITMVSVISERRLNRLLNPALSVGLPAFLTKGAGMFSGHMLSQYTADMMIVEQKILSAPAAIQSIPAAADQEDFVSMGMNTALKTKQILENAYGVQGIESIAAAQALDFRDFTPGKGVLAAHKAVRKVVAHLEEDRPLYIDHNNMMEAVKKREILHAVENEVGELRTY; from the coding sequence ATGGCTATTAAAATTACGGGCAGCGATTTGACCGTCGAAAATGTTTACCACGTTGCACACGGGCTGGAGACAGTGGAGCTTCATCCGGATGCAGTGGAACGAATCAAGGCATGCCGGGCATTTTTGGAGAAAAAAATTGCCGAGCGAGAAATTATGTACGGAATCAACACCGGCATTGGGGAATTTTCTGAAGTAATTTTGACGGATGAACAAGTGCAGCAATTTCAGCGCTATTTGATTTACAACCACTCAGCCGGAATTGGGGAGCCTGTTCCTATCGAAGAAGTACGCGCTGCCATGCTGACGCGAATCAATATGCACGCCAAAGGTCACTCGGGTTGTCGGCCTGAAATTACTCAGACCTACGTGGACATGCTCAATAAAGGCGTGACGCCGGTTGTGTGTAAAAAAGGCAGTGTGGGCGCTTCAGGCGACCTGGCGCCGATGAGTCAAATCGCCTTGTTGCTCATGGGCGAAGGCGAGGCATATTATCGGGGCGAAAGAATGCCGGGCGCCGCTGCCATGAAAAAAGCCGGCATTCCAATTCCCGGATTAGAGGCGCGAGACGGTTTGTCTGCGATCAACGGCAGTAATCTGATCTTGGGAATGGGAAGTCTGCAAATTTACGAAGCCGAGCGTTTTTTGAAACAGGCGGACATTGTCGCTGCCATGACGCTGGAGGCGCTCATGGCAAACATGAAGCCTTACGATTCTCGTCTCCACGAATTACGCGGATTTCAGGGAGCGGTTACTTCTGCGGCAAATATTCGTAAAATGGTCGACGGTTCGGATTTGCTGACCGGGAAAATCAAAACCAAAGTGCAGGACGCCTACTCCATGCGTTCCACGCCGCAGGTACACGGCGCGGCGCGCGACCAACTTCGCTGGACGCGCAGCCAATTCGAAATTGAACTCAACGGCGTGGGAGACAATCCAATTTTTCTGCCCGAAGACGGCGTGGTTTTGACCGGCGCGAATTTTCAGGGCTCCCCTATCAGCGTGCCGCTGGACATGTTAGGCGCTGTGATTACCATGGTCTCTGTCATTTCCGAACGCCGGCTCAATCGCCTTCTCAATCCGGCGCTGAGCGTGGGCTTACCGGCATTTTTGACCAAAGGCGCCGGAATGTTTTCGGGACACATGCTCAGTCAGTACACAGCGGATATGATGATAGTCGAACAAAAAATTTTGTCCGCTCCCGCTGCGATACAATCGATTCCCGCGGCGGCAGATCAGGAAGATTTTGTCAGTATGGGAATGAACACAGCGCTGAAGACAAAACAGATTCTGGAAAATGCTTATGGTGTCCAGGGAATTGAGTCCATCGCAGCGGCTCAGGCGTTGGATTTTCGCGATTTTACGCCGGGCAAAGGCGTGCTTGCTGCCCACAAGGCAGTCAGAAAAGTGGTGGCGCATCTGGAAGAAGACAGACCGCTGTACATTGATCACAATAATATGATGGAAGCCGTCAAAAAGCGTGAGATTTTGCACGCAGTAGAAAACGAAGTCGGCGAGCTGAGGACTTACTAA